From Alphaproteobacteria bacterium, a single genomic window includes:
- a CDS encoding OpgC domain-containing protein, whose protein sequence is MVHTPANNTLPISGRDHRLDLFRGIANWAIFLDHIPNNVVAWITIRNYGFSDAAELFIFMSGYMTSLVCTNIMRRRGFVAGMSWLMKRVWQLYVAHIFLFVLYAAMIGHIAQSYDNPTLINEFNIAGLVSNPFDVLTQGLLLRFKPLNMDVLPLYIVLLAGILPILWLMLRLPDATMLGSLYLYLAARHFGWNLSAYPEGAWYFNPFTWQLLFVLGAWFAVGGAKRSRRLIRSRSLLYVGVVYLLFSFAMTMAGHIPNLANEFPKWLFDAFNPNDKTDLAPYRVIHFAFIALLATRLLPVNWSGLQCSILQPLIKCGEQSLHVFCSGIILSFLAHFVLESGSQTVLAQILVSVAGLSIMTAIAYFASWSKTFDKPRSLAFLGHSGSDVIETADSDDAEVRSKTVLAWSDPTFLTKGKNGGYVGIGSRKNVHLKCQ, encoded by the coding sequence ATGGTACACACGCCGGCAAACAACACTCTTCCAATCAGCGGACGCGATCATCGTCTTGATCTGTTTCGCGGCATCGCTAACTGGGCGATCTTTCTTGATCATATTCCAAACAACGTTGTCGCGTGGATCACGATCAGAAACTACGGCTTCAGTGACGCGGCTGAGCTTTTCATCTTTATGTCAGGATATATGACATCGCTGGTTTGCACGAATATTATGCGGCGGCGCGGCTTTGTTGCGGGAATGTCCTGGTTGATGAAGCGCGTCTGGCAGCTTTACGTCGCTCACATTTTCTTGTTTGTGTTGTATGCGGCCATGATCGGCCATATCGCACAAAGTTACGATAATCCTACGCTCATAAATGAATTCAATATTGCCGGTTTGGTGAGCAACCCTTTCGACGTCCTTACCCAGGGCTTGCTCCTCCGTTTCAAGCCCCTTAACATGGACGTTCTCCCCCTCTACATTGTCCTTTTGGCAGGTATCTTGCCAATTTTATGGCTCATGTTGCGGTTGCCCGATGCTACGATGTTGGGATCATTGTATCTCTACCTCGCTGCGCGACATTTCGGCTGGAATTTGTCCGCCTACCCCGAAGGAGCATGGTATTTCAATCCCTTTACGTGGCAGCTGCTGTTCGTTCTTGGCGCATGGTTTGCTGTGGGCGGCGCAAAGCGATCACGCCGTCTCATTCGTTCACGAAGTCTTCTTTATGTTGGAGTCGTCTATTTGCTATTTTCATTCGCAATGACGATGGCCGGTCATATCCCGAATCTGGCGAATGAATTTCCAAAATGGCTCTTTGACGCATTCAATCCAAATGACAAGACCGACCTCGCTCCTTACCGCGTGATCCATTTTGCGTTCATTGCACTGTTGGCGACACGGCTTCTGCCCGTGAACTGGAGCGGCTTGCAATGCAGTATTCTTCAACCTCTGATCAAATGCGGAGAACAGTCTCTCCATGTCTTTTGTTCAGGAATTATCCTGTCATTCTTGGCCCATTTCGTATTGGAGTCAGGCTCGCAGACCGTGTTGGCACAAATCCTCGTCAGTGTAGCTGGACTTTCGATAATGACGGCAATTGCGTACTTCGCGTCTTGGTCCAAGACGTTCGATAAGCCACGATCGCTCGCATTTTTAGGGCACTCCGGGAGCGATGTGATCGAGACCGCTGACAGCGATGATGCTGAAGTGCGCTCCAAAACCGTACTTGCCTGGAGCGACCCGACTTTTCTTACGAAAGGTAAGAACGGCGGGTACGTGGGGATCGGCAGTCGCAAAAACGTTCACTTGAAGTGTCAATAG
- the merP gene encoding mercury resistance system periplasmic binding protein MerP yields MTKFPTSLALGLLIISSGGAMAEQQTVTLAVDNMYCEACPYMVKKTIEKVSGVSKVTVSFKEKTAIVVFDDARAEVKDLTNATTSAGFPSAPKR; encoded by the coding sequence ATGACGAAGTTCCCCACTTCGCTTGCGCTCGGGTTGCTTATCATTTCCTCCGGCGGGGCAATGGCGGAGCAACAAACCGTCACCCTGGCGGTGGACAACATGTACTGCGAAGCCTGTCCTTACATGGTCAAGAAGACCATCGAGAAGGTTTCCGGCGTCTCAAAAGTCACCGTTTCGTTTAAGGAAAAAACGGCGATCGTTGTGTTCGATGACGCGCGGGCAGAGGTCAAAGATCTGACGAATGCGACGACCAGCGCCGGCTTTCCTTCGGCGCCGAAACGCTGA
- a CDS encoding mercury transporter, whose product MTSRGADSSRDVTRLQNAAAAGGALGAVAAASCSMLPLLLFTLGASAPWIGTLVRLAPYQPYFIAVAVACLGCGYWLWHRSSNQKRDAACSTRSASKFVNPTLVVATILVVAAIAFNVLWPVLTS is encoded by the coding sequence ATGACGAGCAGAGGTGCCGATAGTTCTCGCGACGTAACGCGCCTACAAAATGCCGCCGCGGCGGGTGGTGCCTTGGGCGCTGTCGCGGCGGCGTCGTGCAGCATGTTGCCGCTGCTTCTTTTTACCTTGGGAGCCAGCGCTCCATGGATAGGCACGCTGGTTCGGCTCGCCCCTTATCAGCCCTATTTCATTGCCGTAGCGGTTGCCTGTCTTGGGTGTGGATACTGGCTGTGGCATCGCTCATCGAACCAAAAAAGAGATGCGGCATGCTCAACTCGATCGGCGAGTAAATTCGTAAATCCCACGCTCGTCGTCGCGACGATATTGGTTGTCGCTGCGATCGCGTTCAACGTCCTTTGGCCCGTGCTGACATCATGA
- a CDS encoding sulfite exporter TauE/SafE family protein yields the protein MMDAESLRLAVEHAGGAAAGVAFLTGLVFSFNPVALASIPVSLAYVTKGRDKDQAFLFGAMFILGMVLTHVVLGLIAGLGGKWVADIAGRGWGLFLGPLLIILGLMWAGWLRIPLPSFGFRASRPAAAWGAFLLGIPFAIAVCPICTPTLVVLLGVTAGIGSVWLGVVLLLAFALGRAVPIAIGAFAVSWLENLSHFARYRRGFEIAGGVLLIAMGFYMLNAVYIWIPELAV from the coding sequence ATGATGGATGCAGAATCGCTACGGCTGGCAGTGGAGCATGCGGGCGGCGCCGCCGCGGGCGTCGCGTTTCTGACCGGGCTTGTGTTCAGCTTCAATCCTGTTGCTTTGGCTTCGATCCCGGTTTCGCTCGCCTACGTCACCAAGGGTCGGGACAAGGACCAGGCATTCCTGTTCGGCGCCATGTTCATCCTGGGCATGGTTCTCACCCATGTGGTTCTCGGCCTGATCGCAGGATTGGGCGGGAAATGGGTCGCGGATATCGCTGGACGAGGCTGGGGGCTTTTTCTCGGGCCGTTGTTGATCATCCTGGGCCTCATGTGGGCTGGTTGGCTTCGGATACCGCTGCCGTCGTTCGGCTTTCGGGCAAGCCGCCCAGCCGCCGCGTGGGGAGCTTTCCTTCTCGGAATCCCGTTCGCCATCGCGGTGTGCCCGATCTGCACGCCAACCTTGGTGGTGTTGCTCGGTGTCACGGCGGGAATCGGGTCGGTCTGGCTTGGAGTGGTGTTGCTTCTTGCGTTCGCTCTCGGCCGCGCCGTGCCCATCGCCATCGGCGCCTTCGCCGTCAGTTGGCTTGAAAACCTCAGCCACTTTGCCCGATACCGGCGAGGTTTCGAGATTGCTGGTGGCGTGCTCCTGATCGCGATGGGCTTCTACATGTTGAACGCGGTGTACATCTGGATTCCCGAACTGGCGGTCTGA
- a CDS encoding thioredoxin family protein: MKVEMFYTPGCSECVVAHARLRTTAQEAVKNLVWRELNVLDELDYAVELGVLTLPSIAVDGKLIFTSMPTVAQLRTALIERSKGRE; the protein is encoded by the coding sequence ATGAAAGTCGAGATGTTCTATACCCCCGGCTGCTCCGAATGCGTCGTTGCGCACGCCAGGCTCCGGACAACCGCTCAGGAAGCGGTGAAGAATCTGGTGTGGCGAGAATTGAATGTTCTCGATGAACTCGATTATGCGGTCGAACTCGGCGTGCTGACGCTCCCATCCATCGCGGTCGACGGAAAACTCATTTTCACGTCAATGCCGACTGTAGCGCAACTGCGCACGGCGCTGATCGAGCGAAGTAAAGGGCGCGAATGA
- a CDS encoding heavy metal-responsive transcriptional regulator: protein MFTIGKLASLTSVSNDTLRYYEQEGLVEPAGKSPAGYRLYDKDSARRIRFIKHAQNCGFTLAEIRDLLVLRGRDKACCGDVRTRAVEKKLQIESKIRAMKAMSKALDQLIADCANETQPVNECTIIAALERANVKTPVH, encoded by the coding sequence ATGTTCACCATCGGCAAATTGGCTTCCCTCACAAGCGTCAGCAACGACACGTTGCGCTATTACGAACAGGAAGGCCTGGTCGAACCTGCAGGGAAAAGTCCTGCTGGTTATCGGCTGTACGACAAGGACTCGGCACGGCGCATCCGCTTCATCAAGCATGCCCAGAACTGCGGCTTCACGCTTGCCGAGATACGCGATCTCCTTGTCTTGCGGGGACGCGACAAGGCTTGTTGCGGCGACGTCCGCACCCGAGCCGTCGAAAAGAAATTGCAGATCGAAAGCAAGATTCGCGCGATGAAGGCGATGTCCAAGGCGCTCGATCAACTGATAGCCGACTGCGCGAACGAAACCCAGCCAGTAAACGAGTGCACGATTATCGCCGCTCTGGAACGAGCCAACGTCAAGACACCGGTGCATTGA